From Stenotrophomonas sp. SAU14A_NAIMI4_8:
ACAGGGCCGTACGGGCGCGCCCTACGCGAGCTATCTGGCCCTGGCGGCCATCGGCTGGCTGCTGGTTACCACCTATGGAGGCGCCGCATGAAGCGCTGCGCGCCACGCCGGCAACACGGCGCTGCCACGATTGAATTCGCGCTGATGCTGATGCTCGGGCTGATTCCGCTGCTGATGTTTACCTTTTCCGGGGTGATGATCATGGCCGCGCAGCAGACGCTGGCAACGGCGTCGGCCGAGGGCGCACGCGCATCGCTGCGCTATGCCAGCGCGAACGAGCGCCGGGTGGCCGCCTGTACCGCAGCACGCCGCTCAATGCAGTGGCTGTTGCAGTTTTCCAGCCAGGAACCGGATTGCAGCGCTGGCGGCAGTGGCGCCATCGTCGTCTCCCCCTTGGCCGCATGCAACGGCCTGGCCAGCGCGCAATGCGTGACGGTCACGGTCAGCTATGACTATGCCGCCCACCCCTTCCTGCCCGGCACCGGCACGCTGTATGGCTGGGTGATGGGCGATCCGATCCGCAGCAGTGCCGTGGCCCAGCTCGATCTGGGCAGCAACTGACCCACGTACCAGGAGAGGCGAATCATGTTGAAGCTGACCCGCATCGCCGCCATCGCGCTGATCGCATTGGCCGTGCTGCTGGCCCTGGTCGCCTTCGTTGTCGGCCGCACGCCCGCCGCCGCGCCGGCCGCCGCACCGATTGCCAGCCAGCCCGGCGCGGCCACCATTACCGTGGTGGAAGCCATTGCCCGGCTGCCCGCCGGTGAGCCGATCACCGCGGCCGGCGTACGCCTGGCCCAGCGCACCCAGCCGGTACCCGGCGCCCCCACGGAACTGGCGGCCGTGGTCGGCAAGGTGCCGGTGCAGGACATCGCCGAAGGCAGCGCGATCAGCCAGGGGTTGCTGGCGCAGGGCTTCTCGCTGCAGCTGCGGCCTGGCGAACGCGCGCTGGCGGTGCCGGTGGATGAACTGGTCGGCGCCGGCAACCGCATTCTTCCCGGCGATTTCGTCGATGTCTTCATGAACCTGCGCAGCAACAGCAATGCAATCAATGGCACACAGGACGTGGCACAGACCCGCCTGCTGCTGTCACGGCTGCGGGTGTTGAGCTACGGCCAGCAGGACATCGTTCCCGTTGCGGCGGAACCGGCCGCGGCCACGTCCGCCGACAACGACCCGCGCGCGGCCGACATCACCGGCGCCGGCAGTTCCAGCAGCGCCAGCAAGGGCAGCGCCGAGGCCACCCAACCGGCGCGCAGCGCGGTGCTGGCCGTGCCGGTCGCCGAAGCGAACCGGCTGCTGCTGGGCGCGCAGCAGGGCAAGCTGTTCCTGGCCCTGCGCAATCCGGCCGACACCGGCCTGCCCGATGTGGCGTTGTTCGCGCCGGCCAAGGGCGTGCTCGATCCCGTGCGCGGCCTGGACGCCGAACAGCAGGCGGCGCTGCAGCGCCCCGAAAACAACGCCTTTGCCGGCCTGGACGGCGAAGCACTGGCCGGCAAGGGCCTGACCGAGCGCACGCCCGCCGCACCCACCGCCCGCGCCAGCGCCAGCGCGCCGCGCCGCAGTGCGCCGCGCCCGGCCGGCATCGAAATCATCCGCGGCGATACCGCTGCGCCCCGCGGTTCCCTCTGACCGGATTCCGGAGCCTCCATGACCCAACGCCGCCACCGCCCTGCCCGATCACTGCACCAGCGCTGGTTGGCCCTGCTGCTGGTGGTGCTGGCGCCTGCCACCAGCCTGGCCGCCGACGATCTGGTGCTGCAGGCACGTGAGCAGCGCCCGTGGACCCTGCCCGCCGATCTGGAACGGGTGGCCATTGCCGATCCCGGCGTGGCCGACATCGTGATGCTGCGTGGGCAGCGCCAGGCCCTGCTGGTCGGCAAGGCACCCGGCAGCACCACGCTGCTGCTGTGGCACCGCGCCCGCGCCGAACCGCAGCGCGTGCAGGTGCGCGTGCAGAGCGCGGTGCAGGGCGCTGCGGGCGCCGCCGACAGCGGGCTTTCGTTCACCCAGCAGGACCAGCAGGGTCTGCTGCAGGGAAGCACCGACAGCGTGCTGTCGCACATGCAGGCGCAGAAGACCGCCGCCATGGCGCTGGGCAAGGACGGCCTGCTGGCCGATGCCTCCACTATCGTCAGTGGCGGCGTGGTGCAGGTGGAAGTGAAGGTGGTGGAGTTCAACAAGACCGCGCTGAAGCAGATCGGCATCAACTTCCAGAACAAGAATGGTTCGTTCGCCTATGGTATCGCCCGCCCCGGCGGCCGCCTGCCCGGCGACACCGGCTTGCTGCCGGGCATGGAAGAAGGCGGCAGCGTCAACGAGGATGAATCGCCGCTGTCCTCCGCGTTCCGCCTGGTGTTCGGTTCCACCAAGCACCGCTGGAATGCCGACGTGGACCTGTTGCAGGCCAACGGCATGGCCCGCGTGCTGGCCGAACCCACCCTGGTCGCGCTTTCCGGACAGAGCGCCAGCTTCCTGGCCGGCGGCGAACTGCCGATCCTGGAACCGCAGGGCCTGGGCACCACCACCATCACCTACAAGCCGTTCGGCATCGGCTTGACCGTCACCCCCACGGTTCTGGCACCAAACCGCATTGCACTGAAGGTCGCGCCCGAAGCCAGCGACCTGGACTACAGCAACGCGATCGCGCTCGATGGCGTGCAGATTCCCTCCATCACCACCCGCCGCGCCGATACCACGGTGGAGCTGGGCGATGGCGAGAGCTTCGTGATCGGCGGCCTGGTCAGTTCCAGCGTGGCATCGACGGTGAACAAGATTCCGCTGCTGGGCGACCTGCCGATCATCGGCTCGTTCTTCCGCAACTTCGACTACAAGCGCCAGGACAAGGAACTGGTGATCATCGTGACCCCGCGCCTGGTGCAACCGCTGGCGCGCGACACCGAACTGGCGCTGCCCGGCGAACAGGAAGCACGCCCGAACCTGCCCGAATGGGGCGCCTGGCTGCTGGGCCCGATCAGTCGCGACCCGGTACCGGGCTTCTCGCGCTGACCGGCCACTGCAAGGACACCCCCATGCCCTATGCCACCGCACAGCCCCTGCATGCCGCCGGACCGCCGATGAACCTGGTCCTGTACGGTGTGGACCGCGATCTGCTGCCGCGCCTGGCCGCGAAGCTGCCACCGGGCACGGCGCTGCATTGGCAGGACAGTACCCAGCCGACCTCCGCGCAGGATCTGCAGCGCGGGCAGCAGAACCTGGTGCTGCTCGACTTCCGCCCCGAGCACGCGTCGGCGTCCACCGTGCTGGCCCAGCAACTGCAGCAGACCCAGCCGGACCTGGTGCTGGTGGCCGTGGGTTCGACCAGTGCCGGTCAGGTGGAAGGGGTGGTGCTGGCGTTGCGCGCGGGGCTGCGCGATGTGCTGGACATGGACAGCGACAACACCGGCATCGAGGCCGCGCTGCGGCGTGCGCTTTCGCCACGTACCGCCGCCGTCCCACAGCAGGCGCACAAGGCACGGCTGATCGTGCTGCTGGGCGTGCGCGCCGGCGTGGGCACCAGCACCCTGGCCGCGCATCTTTCGGTGCTGGCGCAGCAGACCCACCTGCTTGCACAGGGCGAAACCAACCCCCAGGACGGCCTGCTGCTGGAACTGGCGCAGCCGGCCGGCGATCTGGCCCTGTACCTGAACCTGGACAGCCGCTTCCACTACGAAGACGCCCTGCGTAATGCCAGCCGCATCGATGCCACGCTGGCGCGCACGGCCATGGCACGCCACACCAGCGGCCTGGTGCTGCTGGATCGCGCCAGCGGCAGCGACGCGGTGCCGCCCTCCGATCCCGGCGCCCTGCTGCAGCGCCTGCGCGGAGTATTTGCCAGCGTGCTGTGCGATGCCGGCGGCTGCCCGCTGCGGCAACTGCCGCCGCTGCTGCTGGAACAGGCCGACGAGATCTGGCTGATCGCCGATGCGTCCATCGCCACCTTGGTGTCGCTGGACCACGCGCTGAAGCACCTTGCTGGCCAGCGTGACCGCGAAAAGCGCCTGCAGCTGGTCATCAACCGCCATGACGACAGCGCCGGCATGAGCCCGGAACAGATTGCACGACGCTTCGAACTGCCCCTGCTGGCCACGCTGCCCGAACGCTCGCGAGTACGCACCGCAGCCAGCCACGGCCATCTGCTGCTGCAGGACGCCCCGCGCGACCCGTACCTGCGCGCCCTCGCCCCGCTGGTCCAGCGCCTGGACCCTGCTGCCTGCCCGGTGCAGCCGCACGGCCTGCGGGAAAGACTTGCCCTTGCCCTGGGTGGATCGCAATGGAAGACAAAGTAACCCTGTTCCCGAACGCCCTCGCCCGTGCCAGCGCCCCCGACGCGGCCCCGGGCGTGCTGCCGTTCGCGCAGACCGAGCAGTACCAGAAGGTGCTGTCGGCCGCGCACGAACACCTGCTCAACAGCATTGAAGACGAGCGCATCGACATCGATTCCTGGGCGCCGGACACCATCGCCCGCTGGGTTCAGGTGCAGACGGTCAGCTTCATCCAGGAATGGCGCATCCCCATCAATGAAGAAGAGATGCAGGTGGTGGCCGAAGGCCTGGTGAAGGAGCTGACCGGCTTCGGGCCGCTGGATGATCTGCTGCATGACCCGACCATCGAAGACATCCTGATCAACGGCTTCAAGGATGTGCATGTTTCTCAGGGCGGCCAGCTCAAGCGTGCCACCCAGCGCTTCACCGACGACACCCACCTGCTGCGCATCCTGCGCCGCATCCTGGCCCCGCTGGGCCGCCGCCTGGACGATTCCAACCCGATGGTGGATGCGCGCCTGCCCAACGGCGGCCGCCTGAATGCCATCATCGCGCCGTTGGCGGTGGACGGCCCGATGGTCTCCATCCGCAAGTTCCGCAAGGACCCGTTCACCCCCGACGAGCTGCTGGCCAAGGGCACGTTCGATGCACCGATGCAGGCGCTGCTGAAAGCCATGGTGCTGGGGCGCTGCAACATCCTGGTGTCCGGCGGCACCAGTTCGGGCAAGACCTCGCTGCTGAACGCGCTGGCCAGCTACATCCCGGCCAACGAGCGGGTGATCACCGTGGAAGACACCGCCGAACTGTCGTTGAACCACCCGCACGTGGTGCGCCTGGAAAGCCGCATCGGCGGTGCCGACGGCCACGGTGCGATCAGC
This genomic window contains:
- a CDS encoding CpaF family protein; amino-acid sequence: MEDKVTLFPNALARASAPDAAPGVLPFAQTEQYQKVLSAAHEHLLNSIEDERIDIDSWAPDTIARWVQVQTVSFIQEWRIPINEEEMQVVAEGLVKELTGFGPLDDLLHDPTIEDILINGFKDVHVSQGGQLKRATQRFTDDTHLLRILRRILAPLGRRLDDSNPMVDARLPNGGRLNAIIAPLAVDGPMVSIRKFRKDPFTPDELLAKGTFDAPMQALLKAMVLGRCNILVSGGTSSGKTSLLNALASYIPANERVITVEDTAELSLNHPHVVRLESRIGGADGHGAISIRDLVRNSLRMRPDRIVVGEVRGAEVLEMLQAMNTGHDGSMATIHANTPRDCLYRIEMLAGFAGFQGSEDSLRRQIASAIDFIVQISRLGSGRRVLVSITEITGVSDNLITTQEMFRHEVQVDGSGRETDRWIGLGFHPHSHKLEPFRQQLRDSLYGDL
- a CDS encoding TadE/TadG family type IV pilus assembly protein, whose amino-acid sequence is MKRCAPRRQHGAATIEFALMLMLGLIPLLMFTFSGVMIMAAQQTLATASAEGARASLRYASANERRVAACTAARRSMQWLLQFSSQEPDCSAGGSGAIVVSPLAACNGLASAQCVTVTVSYDYAAHPFLPGTGTLYGWVMGDPIRSSAVAQLDLGSN
- a CDS encoding type II and III secretion system protein family protein; this encodes MTQRRHRPARSLHQRWLALLLVVLAPATSLAADDLVLQAREQRPWTLPADLERVAIADPGVADIVMLRGQRQALLVGKAPGSTTLLLWHRARAEPQRVQVRVQSAVQGAAGAADSGLSFTQQDQQGLLQGSTDSVLSHMQAQKTAAMALGKDGLLADASTIVSGGVVQVEVKVVEFNKTALKQIGINFQNKNGSFAYGIARPGGRLPGDTGLLPGMEEGGSVNEDESPLSSAFRLVFGSTKHRWNADVDLLQANGMARVLAEPTLVALSGQSASFLAGGELPILEPQGLGTTTITYKPFGIGLTVTPTVLAPNRIALKVAPEASDLDYSNAIALDGVQIPSITTRRADTTVELGDGESFVIGGLVSSSVASTVNKIPLLGDLPIIGSFFRNFDYKRQDKELVIIVTPRLVQPLARDTELALPGEQEARPNLPEWGAWLLGPISRDPVPGFSR
- the cpaB gene encoding Flp pilus assembly protein CpaB, with the protein product MLKLTRIAAIALIALAVLLALVAFVVGRTPAAAPAAAPIASQPGAATITVVEAIARLPAGEPITAAGVRLAQRTQPVPGAPTELAAVVGKVPVQDIAEGSAISQGLLAQGFSLQLRPGERALAVPVDELVGAGNRILPGDFVDVFMNLRSNSNAINGTQDVAQTRLLLSRLRVLSYGQQDIVPVAAEPAAATSADNDPRAADITGAGSSSSASKGSAEATQPARSAVLAVPVAEANRLLLGAQQGKLFLALRNPADTGLPDVALFAPAKGVLDPVRGLDAEQQAALQRPENNAFAGLDGEALAGKGLTERTPAAPTARASASAPRRSAPRPAGIEIIRGDTAAPRGSL
- a CDS encoding fimbrial protein; amino-acid sequence: MPYATAQPLHAAGPPMNLVLYGVDRDLLPRLAAKLPPGTALHWQDSTQPTSAQDLQRGQQNLVLLDFRPEHASASTVLAQQLQQTQPDLVLVAVGSTSAGQVEGVVLALRAGLRDVLDMDSDNTGIEAALRRALSPRTAAVPQQAHKARLIVLLGVRAGVGTSTLAAHLSVLAQQTHLLAQGETNPQDGLLLELAQPAGDLALYLNLDSRFHYEDALRNASRIDATLARTAMARHTSGLVLLDRASGSDAVPPSDPGALLQRLRGVFASVLCDAGGCPLRQLPPLLLEQADEIWLIADASIATLVSLDHALKHLAGQRDREKRLQLVINRHDDSAGMSPEQIARRFELPLLATLPERSRVRTAASHGHLLLQDAPRDPYLRALAPLVQRLDPAACPVQPHGLRERLALALGGSQWKTK